The following nucleotide sequence is from Triticum dicoccoides isolate Atlit2015 ecotype Zavitan chromosome 7B, WEW_v2.0, whole genome shotgun sequence.
NNNNNNNNNNNNNNNNNNNNNNNNNNNNNNNNNNNNNNNNNNNNNNNNNNNNNNNNNNNNNNNNNNNNNNNNNNNNNNNNNNNNNNNNNNNNNNNNNNNNNNNNNNNNNNNNNNNNNNNNNNNNNNNNNNNNNNNNNNNNNNNNNNNNNNNNNNNNNNNNNNNNNNNNNNNNNNNNNNNNNNNNNNNNNNNNNNNNNNNNNNNNNNNNNNNNNNNNNNNNNNNNNNNNNNNNNNNNNNNNNAACTTAGTCTATCGGAGAAGGCGAGCACTTGTAGTGGTCCATAGTGATGTCTTCCTCGTCTTCTTCGAAAACGACAACAGTTTGATTCATCTTAGCAACTCCACTTTAAATAATGTTATACTGATCTACTCGTGCACACTGTTATTTTCCTCCCTTCGAGTTTTGACACCATAATGGTGTGGTGCCTCCTGTCGATATTTTCCCCTTTGGTTGACTGAATTGATCACCCTTATTTTTTCATCCGATGACCAGCGGTCGAAGCAAACTTCTTTGGATCTGACGTATTATTTAACTTCCATGATTTGGCGCCAGATTCATTCACTTGTATTGTTGACGATTTCTTATGCTTCTACACTTCTACACTAGGATTTGGGTGTACAAGTGTACAACCCATTATTTTTGCAAATTTTCTGAATACCATGTATAACTCACATATATAGAACAATGTACATCAGAAAAATGAGGAAATGTGAGTAAAGAGAGAATTTAGGGGACTCTGTACACCCATACTTTGGATGTTAGCTCCGCCACTACACGTTTGTACCCATCTCAACCGCTATCAAAGGAGGCCCAAATTGTGCTCTTTGAATCCCATTGCTCTGTATGATTGTTCCCCTGCGTCGTTTTCGCCTCTTCAAGGCACCCTTCACCTTTTTAAGGGGTTGGTTCTCACTGAAGCATGTGGCTCCCCATGATTCTTAGCATCTGTGAATCTTTGTTCCTCTAGTTCTAAAGATTTTAGGCGAAAATGCCTTTTTCATCCTATGTTAGGGTTTTACCAGCTTTCATCTTCAACAAGAGGCGACGAGACCAACACGATGGTAGAGCAGTGATAGTCGGTATTCTCTGTCGCAGTTTGACGCGTGGCCTTCCACGTGCCCTCCCCTACGAGGCTGGGGTGGCGCGTGGGTTTGAGGTAATGTGTTGTAATTATTTTGGCCTCGGTTAGAGATTGTAATCACCTTCTTTTAATGTAAGTGGTACGTCTTTTTTATCGCGAAAAACATGCAAGCGCGCCCACACTTACGCGTACATATTTAAAACAAAAACATCTCGCACTATGGAATAAGAAACTAAACTTGAGTTAAAATGAAAAATCTCTATCCTCTGCCACCAGGCCTATGACCTATCCACGAAATCTTCGAGGTAGACATGATACTATTTTTCTCGGGCCTAGCATAGTTAATTTCTTGTTGAACTAGTCGGATGCACAAATTTGGTATAATTTGAAAAATATGCATGAAGCTCCTCAAATTGCATCAAACTTGTGCAACTGGTGTAAACTATACAGCAAGAAACACGGCGTAGGACGCATTTTACTGTCTGTTTTCCGTTGACCTATACAATTCATATTTCAATTGACCCCCACGACTCGATCAATGGGACGTGACTTCACCAGAGCTAGTTCAAACAAAGCTGTACTCCACTCCAACAAAAGACCCACGTAGCAAATCCACCTCCTGTTGCCATCTAAAAGGAGAGGGGTGAACGTTCGCACGTAAAGGGCGACGGTGACCGCCGTGTTTCTGTTTTGCCAACACTTGGAAAGGGTACGCGGAGAAGATTTGCATGTCAACCTCGAAAAGTCCCTATATTTTTTGGGGGAAAAAGTGATTACTTATTAGCACGTCGGAGTTTGGATTTAAGATTTGTGAAGGGTCGAATGATGTTGCCTCTTCCCTAGAAGAGTTCTCGTTGACATTCTCTTCGGCGGTTCTCCCTGCAAAGAGGGGAGCTTAATTAAGAGTGGCAAAACGATCTTACTCCTATTTataagacggaggtagtagctagGATGAGCTCTTTTGAATTTTTTGACGCTTTGGCTCCTTATGGAATTTTACGAGGAAGAGAAAAATGTCTTCGGAATGAAAGTGCATGCAACGTCAAGTTTGGAGCGACGTACATACCTGAGCTGAGAGTTCAGTTACTGGGAGAACCGGAGAAAGTCAGAAAGGATGAGCAGTGAACATAGTGGAGGAGGTGCATGGTGGCGTTACTGGAGCCGAGCCCGGCGACAGTTGCCGCCGTAAGCATGGCGCCCTGGCTCAGAGAAGGGCTCACACGTACGACCCTCCCGGCCCTCTCTTCCCGCCACGTACACCCTCGCCCCGCaacgtctctctctccctcactccaCCGCGACCTGACTGACCCTCGTCCGTCTATAAATGGAGCTCTGGTGCACCGGTCTTACTTGGAACGGAGACAGGCAGGCCGTCGTCAAACACACCCACACACAGTCGCAGCGAACAGCGGCTCCCAAAATTCCCGGGTGAGAAGGGCAGAGCGATCGAGCCATCACTCAGTCAGGGGCAGATGGGGAGGCAGCCGTGCTGCGACAAGGTGGGGCTGAAGAAGGGGCCGTGGACGGCGGAGGAGGACCAGAAGCTCGTCGGCTTCCTCCTCACCCACGGCCACTACTGCTGGCGCGTCGTCCCCAAGCTCGCAGGTGAGCTGACCCGAACGTGTGCATGCCATGCATGGAACCCATCAGTCCTCTCTGCTCCGGCTTGACGTTCTCACTTGGCATGGATATGTTGCACTGTGTGCGTAGGGCTGCTGAGGTGCGGGAAGAGCTGCAGGCTGAGGTGGACCAACTACCTGAGGCCCGACCTCAAGCGGGGGCTCCTCTCCGACGAGGAGCAGCAGCTCGTCATCGACCTGCACGCGCAGCTCGGCAACAGGTGCGTGTCTAGTGTAGCTCGAGTTTTAATTTGGAGTCTCGGTCTCCTGCGGTGGCCGGCGGCGCTCATGGACCATGCCCGTGGTGATGCGCGCAGGTGGTCCAAGATCGCGGCGCAGCTGCCCGGGAGGACGGACAACGAGATCAAGAACCACTGGAACACCCACATCAAGAAGAAGctccgcaagatgggcatcgacccCGTCACCCACCGCCCGCTGGATCAAGTGCCCCCTCGTCCCGCgcaacagccgccgccgccgccgccgaccaccacCGCGTGGCAGCAGCAGGACGGCGCCGAGCACTGCCAGCAAGTGGAGGATGAGGACGTGAAGGCGGTCCCGCTGATCCAGCCGCACGAGGTCACGGCGCCACCGCCCACCGCAAGCAGCAATTGCTCTGTTTCCCCTGCCTCGGTCGTCTCGCCGTCCTGCTCCTCGTCCGCGGCGTCCGGTCTGGAGGCGGCGGAGTGGCCGGAGCCCATGTACCTCCTCGGCATGGATGGCATCATGGACGTTGGCTCGGGCTGGGACGCCGGCTTCGTCGTCCCCGGCGGCCTCAGCGTCGACCCGTTCGACCACTACTACCCGGACCCTGCAGGCTTCGATCAAGAAGCCTGGCTGTAACGCCATCCTTGCAGCAGCAATGCACATAGACGGATCATAGATCCGCTTCTTTCGCCAGTTCgatctcccctcccctcccctcccctagctAGTAGGTTAGCTTCCATGTCGAAATGTTACCGCCATACCCACCTCAGCTTTTCTTGGAACTTGGAAGAAATGCATGATCGGGCCATGTCCATCCATGCTCGGGTGTTTGCTGAATGAATCTCGATAAAGAAAGTGGAAATGGAAATCCCGACGACTGTTCTGTGATGCGAGCAAGGCTGGTATGTATCGATCCGGACGTGGTATGCGTCTCTCTTGGCGAGATCGATGGCTGTGTCGCGCTAACTGCCGGCGTGGCCGTCAGCGTGGCTGTGTCAGCTTCCGAGTTTGCATGCGGCGGTGCAGGAGACTTTTTCGCTCCGAGAAGGGCTGATCGCGCCGATTGTCATGACGCGCGTACGTGACGACGGCCGCGTCGCCGCTTCTTTGACCTTCTTGGCAGGCATGCATGCCAAGCTCGTGGTTCATTTAGTGTTACGAGGTGGTTCACCCCGTTTGTTACGCTCAACCATAAAAAGTTGACTAATTTTACAAGATCATTGCATTGCTAGCCACCGGCTGTGTGCATACAGGCAGGAACAGTAGcgagaccacacacacacacacaaaatgctTTCTGAAGTGCAGCTGCGCAACCCGAGCAAGGGAAATGGTCCAGAGGGCAAAGGTTCCCCTTTTTTTTGCGGCGTAAAAGGGATTTGTATTACTCAAGAGCCAAGAAGGTCCTCCCTACACAAGCTAGGGATATTGTTCGGGCCGGAGCGGAGCCAGACAACAGTACGGTCTTCCGTTCTCTCAAAGTTAGCCAACACATGGCTTACATTATTCTGCTCTCGAGAAACATGAACAAAACGACACTCCCTTTCACTCATAAGACGCTTCACTTCCGAAACCACCATGGCGTACTGCGAGCGGTCTTggcttggggcattgatcagctgcaCTGCCTGCAAACTATCGCTCTCGACGATGAATGTCAGCTCGGTCCATTGGAGGGCTAATGCTATGCCCTCCATGCACCCAGCCAACTCAGCATGTAGAGGGTCCGGGCATGACCATAGTGAGCGACACGCAGAGAAGATGATGCCCTCTTCCTGGTCGCGGAGCACCATTCCCGCCCCGGCCCTTCCGTCCTCATGGGAGAAGGAACCATCCACATTCAGCTTCGTCCAGTTGGCAGACGGGGGACTCCATTTGCGGACTGTTCGTGTCACCTCTCCCACATGCGGTATAGGCTGTTCTGCACCTTCCTGCTGGATGGTCATCTTCCCTTTGTCCCAGTCACCCTGTAGATACTGCTCAATCCCGAGCAATGAGGTCACATAGCTCTGCAAAAAGCGGCGAGATACCTCCACGGGCGGCGATGGTTTGTCATGAGTGATCTCATTACGAACATGCCAACATCTCCACAACAACATAATCAGACGCAGCCGGTCCCCTTCATTGCATTCTGCAATAAGGTTCAGGAACCACTCTGGACCGGTGTTACGGACTGACTCGATGTCCGGTATACT
It contains:
- the LOC119335608 gene encoding transcription factor MYB20-like produces the protein MGRQPCCDKVGLKKGPWTAEEDQKLVGFLLTHGHYCWRVVPKLAGLLRCGKSCRLRWTNYLRPDLKRGLLSDEEQQLVIDLHAQLGNRWSKIAAQLPGRTDNEIKNHWNTHIKKKLRKMGIDPVTHRPLDQVPPRPAQQPPPPPPTTTAWQQQDGAEHCQQVEDEDVKAVPLIQPHEVTAPPPTASSNCSVSPASVVSPSCSSSAASGLEAAEWPEPMYLLGMDGIMDVGSGWDAGFVVPGGLSVDPFDHYYPDPAGFDQEAWL